The Bryobacteraceae bacterium genome includes a window with the following:
- the ogl gene encoding oligogalacturonate lyase, producing the protein MMRLLLVSVACLCGAADPPVEWIDPDTGHLVRRLTDEPGSASLYFNQNGYLPGGRRLVYSTPDGISVVDWETRESRRIVSGRVRLIEAGRKHARVYYIQDGALHWTDADTGETRRVGALPPRGSIATINADETLAAGAYIEGDAQVPMAQPPAAAGQGHSLEQPRNKGQMMEQRWAARLPMAIFTMNLATGETRVIHRGNDWFNHFLFSPADPGLLLFCHEGPWHKVDRIWTIRADGAGLRKIHTRTMEMEIFGHEFWSADGRTVWYDLQTPRGEVFWLAGLNLETGERTWYRLQRNEWSIHFNVSRDGTLFCGDGGDPGQVARAPDGRWIYLFRPERILNRGVEDPALIRPGVLRAEKLVNMAKHDYRLEPNVSFTPDAKWVVFRSNMLGPTYVFAVRVVPEKTPSPPPKPAE; encoded by the coding sequence ATGATGCGGCTGCTGCTGGTTTCCGTTGCGTGCCTGTGCGGAGCGGCAGATCCGCCCGTTGAATGGATCGACCCGGACACCGGCCATCTGGTACGGCGTCTGACAGACGAGCCTGGCAGCGCCAGCCTGTACTTCAACCAGAACGGCTACCTGCCCGGCGGGCGGCGGCTCGTGTATTCGACGCCGGACGGCATTTCGGTGGTGGACTGGGAGACGCGCGAGTCGCGGCGGATTGTCAGCGGGCGGGTGCGCCTGATCGAAGCCGGACGGAAGCATGCGCGCGTATATTACATCCAGGACGGCGCGCTGCACTGGACCGACGCCGATACAGGGGAAACGCGCCGGGTCGGCGCGCTGCCGCCGCGCGGCTCGATCGCCACGATCAACGCCGACGAAACGCTGGCCGCGGGGGCCTACATCGAGGGCGATGCGCAGGTTCCCATGGCGCAGCCGCCCGCTGCCGCGGGGCAGGGCCACTCGCTCGAGCAGCCCCGCAACAAGGGCCAGATGATGGAGCAGCGCTGGGCGGCGCGGCTGCCCATGGCGATCTTCACGATGAACCTGGCCACCGGCGAAACGCGCGTGATTCACCGCGGCAACGACTGGTTCAACCATTTCCTGTTCTCGCCCGCGGACCCGGGGCTGCTGCTGTTCTGCCACGAAGGGCCCTGGCACAAGGTGGACCGCATCTGGACGATCCGCGCCGACGGCGCGGGGCTGCGCAAGATTCACACGCGCACGATGGAGATGGAAATCTTCGGCCACGAATTCTGGAGCGCCGACGGCCGCACGGTCTGGTACGACCTGCAGACGCCGCGCGGAGAGGTGTTCTGGCTGGCCGGGCTGAATCTGGAGACGGGCGAGCGCACGTGGTACCGCCTGCAGCGCAACGAGTGGTCCATCCACTTCAACGTCTCGCGAGACGGGACGCTGTTCTGCGGCGACGGCGGCGATCCGGGGCAGGTGGCGCGGGCGCCCGACGGGCGCTGGATCTACCTGTTCCGTCCGGAGCGCATCCTGAACCGCGGCGTGGAAGACCCGGCGCTGATCCGACCCGGCGTGTTACGGGCCGAGAAACTGGTCAATATGGCGAAGCACGACTACCGGCTGGAGCCCAACGTCAGCTTCACGCCGGATGCGAAGTGGGTGGTGTTCCGCTCGAACATGCTGGGGCCGACGTATGTCTTCGCCGTGCGCGTGGTGCCGGAAAAGACGCCCTCACCGCCGCCGAAGCCTGCCGAATAG
- the fabG-2 gene encoding beta-ketoacyl-ACP reductase — MFHRVALVTGASRGIGREIALTLCRNQYDVVVASPEVEKNEEVAEAIRQCGGTTMTLDLDVSSRDSVKQGVDTVLRQMRRIDVLVNNAGITRDALSMRMKPEDWDRVIQINLTGAFNMAQAVIPAMMKERWGRIINIASVVGEMGNVGQANYVSSKAGLIGLTKCLALELAARNITVNAIAPGYIETDMTAVLPQEVKDRMMAMIPLKRFGQPKDIAHAVKFLASEEAGYITGAVLRVNGGMYM; from the coding sequence ATGTTTCATCGAGTGGCGCTGGTGACTGGCGCGAGCCGGGGCATCGGCCGGGAGATCGCGCTCACACTCTGCCGCAATCAATATGATGTCGTGGTCGCGTCTCCGGAAGTGGAAAAGAACGAAGAAGTGGCGGAGGCCATCCGCCAGTGCGGCGGCACGACCATGACGCTCGACCTGGACGTCTCCAGCCGCGATTCCGTCAAACAGGGCGTTGACACGGTGCTCAGGCAGATGCGACGGATCGACGTGCTGGTCAACAACGCCGGCATCACCCGCGACGCCCTCTCCATGCGCATGAAGCCCGAGGACTGGGACCGCGTCATCCAGATCAACCTCACCGGCGCGTTCAATATGGCGCAGGCCGTCATCCCGGCCATGATGAAGGAGCGCTGGGGCCGTATCATCAACATCGCCTCCGTTGTGGGCGAGATGGGCAACGTCGGGCAGGCCAACTATGTCTCCTCCAAGGCGGGCCTGATCGGCCTCACCAAGTGCCTGGCGCTTGAATTGGCCGCCCGCAACATCACGGTGAACGCCATCGCGCCCGGCTACATCGAAACCGACATGACGGCCGTGCTGCCCCAGGAAGTGAAGGACCGCATGATGGCGATGATTCCGCTGAAGCGTTTCGGCCAGCCGAAGGACATCGCCCATGCCGTGAAGTTCCTGGCCAGCGAGGAGGCCGGCTACATCACCGGCGCGGTGCTGCGCGTCAACGGCGGGATGTACATGTGA